The sequence GCAGCGAAATCGGCGAGAGCAGCGCCGAAGCCTACGCGCCCGCCGGACCCGCACGGGTTGAAGCCGGCGCTTCCGGAACGCGGCGCATCTACACCGAAGGCCGGTGGCATGAAGCCGGCATCCATCGTCGCGAAAACCTGCGCCCATCCAATCTGGTCGCAGGCCCCGCTCTCATCATCGAACCGAACCAGACCATTGTCGTCGAACCGGGCTGGCAGGCCGAAATCACCAACCTCAACCATGTCGTGATCCGCCGCACCGCAAGGAAAGCGCGCGCCGCCGCCCTTGGCACTGACGCCGACCCGGTGATGCTGGAAGTCTTCAACAACCTGTTCATGTCGATCGCGGAGCAGATGGGTGTCACGCTGCAGAACACCGCCTATTCCGTCAACATCAAGGAAAGGCTGGATTTCTCCTGCGCCGTCTTCGACCACACCGGGGCGCTGGTCGCCAACGCGCCGCACATGCCGGTGCACCTCGGCTCCATGGACCGCTCGGTCGAAACCATCATCCGGCTGAACTCGGGCGACATCCACCCGGGCGACGTCTTTGCCTTGAACGCACCGTACAATGGCGGCACGCATCTGCCCGACATTACCGTGGTGACGCCGGTCTTCGACGACGCCCAGAAAGAGATCCTGTTCTGGGCCGCCTCGCGCGGCCACCACGCCGATATAGGCGGGACCGCCCCCGGCTCGATGACGCCGCTCGCCACCACGGTCGACGAGGAAGGCGTGCTGTTCGACAATTTCCGCATCGTCGACCGCGGCAGGTTCCGTGAAAAAGAGCTGCATGCGCTGCTCACCGACCATCCTTACCCGGCCCGCAATCCGCACCAGAACATCGCCGACCTCAAGGCGCAGATCGCCGCCAATGAGAAAGGCGTCGCCGAACTGCGCAAGATGGTCGCGCATTTCGGCCTCGATGTCGTCGAGGCCTATATGGGCCACGTCCAGGACAACGCCGCCGAGAGCGTGCGGCGGGTGATCGAGCGGTTGCCCGACACATCGGCCTATGAATATCCCACCGACACCGGCCAGGTGATCAAGGTGAAGATATCGGTCGACCGGCAAAAGCGCGAAGCGACGGTCGACTTCACCGGCACCTCGCCAGTCATGAAGAACAATTTCAACGCACCGGAGCCGGTGGCCCGCGCCGCGGTCCTCTATGCCTTCCGTGTCATGGTCGAGGACATGATCCCGATGAATGCCGGGTGCCTCAGACCCATCAACATCGTCATTCCCGACGGCTGCATGCTGAAGCCCGCCTACCCCGCCGCCGTCGTCGCCGGCAATGTCGAGACCTCGCAGCATGTTACCAACGCGCTGTTCGGCGCCATGGGCGCCATGGCCAACGCGCAGGGAACGATGAACAACCTGACCTTCGGCAACAAGAAGTACCAGTACTACGAGACGATCTGCTCAGGCTCGCCGGCCGGCCATATGAACTCCGGCCGCGGCTTTGCCGGCACCTCCGGCGTACACACCCACATGACCAATTCGCGCCTCACCGATCCGGAGGTGCTGGAATTGCGCTTTCCCGTGGTGCTGGAGGATTTCCACATCCGCGAGGGATCCGGCGGCAAGGGCAAATGGAGTGCGGGCGACGGCACCAAACGCAGCATCCGCTTCCTCGAGAAAATGGAATGCGCGATCCTGTCCTCGCACCGCAACCGCCCGCCGCAGGGGCTGGACGGCGGCGGCGATGGCGAGGTCGGCTCGACCAGGATCCGCCGCAAGGACGGCACGACCGAGATGCTGAAGGCCTGCGACCAGACCGTGCTCGAGGCCGGTGATGCTGTGATCCTGGCGACGCCGACGCCGGGGGGCTTTGGCAAGCTGTAAAGAACACGTCAACAGGCTGTCACCGGCCTGTCATGACGCTGCGCTACCCGCTTGCGCCAAAGCAAATGGGGAATCACTTTGCCATGACGGACGTCTCCTCGGATCTGGTTTTTCGCCGCGGCAAGGAAGTTGGAAAGGCCGTCTACCAGAACCGCGCGCTTTCCAAAGCCGGCATCTCCGAGCGGCTGTTCGCCTTCCTGTTTTCCGGCCTCGTCTATCCGCAGATCTGGGAAGACCCCGATGTCGACATGGAGGCCATGCAGCTTGGTCAGGGCCATCGCATCGTCACAATCGCTTCCGGCGGCTGCAACATCCTCGCCTACCTCACCCGTTCGCCGGCACGGATCGACGCCGTCGACCTCAACGCCGCCCACATCGCGCTGAACCGCATGAAGCTGGAGGCGGTGCGCCGTCTGCCCTCGCAGGGCGATCTGTTCCGCTTTTTCGGCGCCGCCGACACCAGCCACAATTCGCAAGCCTATGACCGCTTTATTGCGCCGCATCTCGATCCGGTCAGCCGCCACTATTGGGAGCGCCGCAACTGGCGTGGTCGCCGGCGCATCGCCGTCTTCGACCGCAATTTCTACCAGACCGGCCTGCTCGGCCTGTTCATCGCCATGGGCCATCGCACGGCGAAATTCTTCGGCGTCAACCCGGCCCACATGATGGAAGCCAGGAATATCGGCGAGCAGCGCCGCTTCTTCAACGAGGAGCTGGCGCCGGT comes from Mesorhizobium japonicum MAFF 303099 and encodes:
- a CDS encoding DUF3419 family protein, which produces MTLRYPLAPKQMGNHFAMTDVSSDLVFRRGKEVGKAVYQNRALSKAGISERLFAFLFSGLVYPQIWEDPDVDMEAMQLGQGHRIVTIASGGCNILAYLTRSPARIDAVDLNAAHIALNRMKLEAVRRLPSQGDLFRFFGAADTSHNSQAYDRFIAPHLDPVSRHYWERRNWRGRRRIAVFDRNFYQTGLLGLFIAMGHRTAKFFGVNPAHMMEARNIGEQRRFFNEELAPVFDKKLLKWATSRKASLFGLGIPPAQYDSLITSGDGTMASVLKARLEKLACDFPLENNYFAWQAFARRYPNPGEAALPAYLEKQNYETIRGNIDRVAIHHANLIEFLAGKDAGTVDRFILLDAQDWMTDDQLNALWSEISRTASAGARVIFRTAAEPSLLPGRVSTSLLDQWDYQDEASREFSARDRSAIYGGFHLYVKRTA
- a CDS encoding hydantoinase B/oxoprolinase family protein; translated protein: MAAKWDFWIDRGGTFTDVIGRDPQGRLHPRKLLSENPEAYADAAIQGIRDLLGVETGATIPPGLIGDIKMGTTVATNALLERKGDRVLLLITKGFRDALRIAYQARPDIFAKEIILPEQLYERVIEINERVLADGRVEQLLDIAACRPAIEQAKADGIDAVAIVFMHAWKYPDHEKAVAKVCRKIGFAQVSVSHEVSPLIKLVGRGDTAVVDAYLSPILSRYVQRVAGELGAARESDQTPRLMFMMSSGGLTAADMFQGKDALLSGPAGGVVGMVETAKLAGFEKVIGFDMGGTSTDVAHYDGEYERAFDTEVAGVRVRAPMMRIHTVAAGGGSVLHYEAGRFRAGPDSAGANPGPAAYRRGGPLAVTDANVMLGKLQPDFFPAIFGPGQDQPLDVETVRARFAALADQIGDGRSPEAVAEGFVTIAVENMANAIKKISVQRGYDVTEYLLNCFGGAGGQHACLVADALGMEAVLIHPFSGLLSAYGIGLASVFASRQQALLMPLAEESRTEIAGLIATLKKAVIAELAVQGIAEDAVAAKPVLHIRYDGTDTTLPVNFESDSIFQAKRDFEIAHKAQFGFVYDDKPMIVETVGVEGSEIGESSAEAYAPAGPARVEAGASGTRRIYTEGRWHEAGIHRRENLRPSNLVAGPALIIEPNQTIVVEPGWQAEITNLNHVVIRRTARKARAAALGTDADPVMLEVFNNLFMSIAEQMGVTLQNTAYSVNIKERLDFSCAVFDHTGALVANAPHMPVHLGSMDRSVETIIRLNSGDIHPGDVFALNAPYNGGTHLPDITVVTPVFDDAQKEILFWAASRGHHADIGGTAPGSMTPLATTVDEEGVLFDNFRIVDRGRFREKELHALLTDHPYPARNPHQNIADLKAQIAANEKGVAELRKMVAHFGLDVVEAYMGHVQDNAAESVRRVIERLPDTSAYEYPTDTGQVIKVKISVDRQKREATVDFTGTSPVMKNNFNAPEPVARAAVLYAFRVMVEDMIPMNAGCLRPINIVIPDGCMLKPAYPAAVVAGNVETSQHVTNALFGAMGAMANAQGTMNNLTFGNKKYQYYETICSGSPAGHMNSGRGFAGTSGVHTHMTNSRLTDPEVLELRFPVVLEDFHIREGSGGKGKWSAGDGTKRSIRFLEKMECAILSSHRNRPPQGLDGGGDGEVGSTRIRRKDGTTEMLKACDQTVLEAGDAVILATPTPGGFGKL